A genomic region of Candidatus Marimicrobium litorale contains the following coding sequences:
- a CDS encoding acetoacetate decarboxylase family protein, translated as MKLARALQLLSRPKLLLKIKNSKSADTGSPFVKSYKDLMKGGRPTADFYNAEMLNLFWETSPEAIATLLPPPLQPASKPVVAAFIAHYPETNFSVPYHESAVLIRASYKGEEGWYCLSMPVTDDMAMAGGREGWGYPKKMADISFSREDDTVTGYTERHGIKFMQVKARLSGKVNNDNAALDEIRALGVNAEGFSDKSFLFKHSPSPVKSGVFDYPPLLVEGVTRFRPKTFTWAETEIDLTESAYDPWNEVPVKRMLGGFYTVGDNSMLHGRVLQKVNELEFLPYAFLKWEFDQNRP; from the coding sequence ATGAAGCTCGCCCGAGCCCTGCAGTTATTGTCGAGACCAAAGCTGTTGTTGAAAATCAAGAATTCGAAGTCAGCGGACACCGGCAGTCCTTTTGTAAAAAGTTACAAGGACTTGATGAAAGGCGGTAGGCCGACCGCCGATTTTTACAATGCCGAAATGCTGAACCTGTTTTGGGAAACGAGCCCGGAGGCGATTGCAACGTTGTTGCCGCCCCCGCTACAACCCGCTTCAAAACCGGTGGTAGCTGCGTTTATTGCCCATTATCCCGAGACGAACTTTAGTGTTCCGTATCACGAATCCGCCGTTCTCATAAGAGCAAGCTATAAGGGTGAGGAAGGCTGGTATTGCCTGTCCATGCCAGTCACCGATGACATGGCGATGGCAGGTGGACGAGAAGGTTGGGGCTACCCGAAGAAAATGGCAGACATTTCGTTTTCACGCGAAGACGATACGGTAACCGGATATACAGAGCGCCACGGCATTAAATTTATGCAGGTGAAAGCGAGGCTTTCGGGCAAGGTGAATAACGACAATGCGGCGTTGGATGAGATTCGCGCGCTGGGCGTTAATGCCGAGGGCTTTTCTGATAAGAGTTTCTTGTTTAAACACTCTCCCTCGCCGGTGAAATCTGGAGTATTTGACTACCCTCCCCTGTTGGTTGAAGGCGTGACGCGCTTCAGGCCAAAGACATTTACATGGGCAGAGACGGAAATCGATCTCACGGAGTCAGCGTATGATCCGTGGAATGAAGTCCCTGTTAAGCGCATGTTGGGCGGATTTTATACGGTTGGTGATAACTCGATGCTACACGGGCGCGTACTGCAAAAAGTAAACGAACTTGAATTCCTCCCTTACGCCTTTTTGAAGTGGGAGTTTGACCAGAACAGACCTTGA